From Flavipsychrobacter sp., a single genomic window includes:
- a CDS encoding cupin domain-containing protein, whose protein sequence is MSTQNLDAIFPKGELGPAELFTGNAWNFNLLSVDSTNNTLVGNVYFEPGARSNWHTHLAGQILIITDGVGYHQIEGQPIETIKKGDVVWCPPNVKHWHGASKDVGLQQIYVVPNTEKGIVDWKEQVSEEQYNSH, encoded by the coding sequence ATGAGTACACAAAATTTAGACGCCATTTTTCCGAAAGGCGAATTAGGACCGGCAGAACTCTTCACCGGCAATGCGTGGAATTTTAATCTGCTATCTGTTGACTCAACCAACAACACTCTAGTAGGTAATGTATATTTTGAACCGGGTGCTAGAAGCAACTGGCATACACACCTAGCTGGGCAAATACTCATTATCACAGATGGTGTAGGCTATCATCAAATTGAAGGACAGCCGATAGAAACCATCAAGAAAGGCGATGTAGTTTGGTGTCCGCCCAATGTGAAACATTGGCACGGTGCAAGTAAAGATGTAGGTTTGCAACAGATATATGTAGTACCTAACACAGAAAAGGGTATTGTAGACTGGAAAGAGCAAGTAAGCGAAGAGCAATACAATAGCCACTAA
- a CDS encoding tautomerase family protein — protein sequence MPHITVKLWPGNDEERKQQLADHIVESAVEILGLREESFSVSFEEVTPQDWKEQVYLPDIVNKKDKLYKKPGYEM from the coding sequence ATGCCACACATTACAGTAAAACTTTGGCCGGGAAATGACGAAGAACGCAAACAACAACTAGCCGACCATATAGTAGAAAGTGCAGTAGAAATACTAGGCCTTCGTGAAGAATCTTTTTCCGTATCGTTTGAAGAGGTTACACCTCAAGACTGGAAGGAGCAGGTATACCTACCCGATATAGTAAACAAGAAAGACAAGCTCTATAAGAAACCTGGATACGAAATGTAA
- a CDS encoding helix-turn-helix domain-containing protein, with protein MSSQETQSVSAFNNELKLKGFKVFRIEEDSNATRIYSRKDFYKICLTTGKSKIHYADRSFDEEGTILFFGNPHIPYSWETLSTTYIGYTCLFSEEFLKLSERAESLLHSPLFKIGGTPILHITPEQRDFLNSLFQKMIEEQESEYAYKDELIRNYIQLILHEAMKLQPSEHFDQHKNAASRVTAVFLELLERQFPIETIDRPLQLKTAQDYANGLAIHVNYLNRSIKEVTGRSTSTHIAERIVSEAKALLHHTNWNIADIAYALGFEYPTYFNNYFKRMTGTNPKAYREQVV; from the coding sequence ATGAGCAGTCAGGAAACACAGTCGGTATCAGCCTTTAACAATGAGCTAAAATTGAAAGGGTTCAAGGTATTCAGAATTGAAGAAGACAGCAATGCTACACGTATTTACAGCAGGAAAGACTTTTATAAAATATGCCTAACAACCGGCAAGAGCAAGATACACTACGCAGACCGTAGCTTTGATGAAGAAGGCACTATCCTGTTTTTTGGCAACCCGCACATCCCCTATTCATGGGAAACCTTATCTACTACCTATATTGGCTATACGTGTTTGTTCTCAGAAGAATTCCTAAAGCTTTCAGAGCGTGCAGAAAGTCTATTACACTCCCCCCTATTCAAAATAGGAGGCACACCTATACTACATATCACACCTGAGCAACGAGATTTTCTAAACAGCTTATTTCAGAAAATGATTGAAGAACAGGAGTCGGAATATGCTTATAAGGACGAGCTAATACGTAACTATATCCAGCTCATCCTCCACGAAGCCATGAAACTACAACCTTCTGAGCACTTCGACCAGCACAAAAATGCAGCTTCGCGTGTTACAGCAGTATTCTTAGAGCTTCTGGAACGACAATTCCCCATTGAGACCATAGACCGTCCACTACAGCTCAAAACCGCTCAAGACTATGCCAATGGACTGGCCATACACGTCAATTACCTGAACCGTTCTATAAAAGAAGTAACAGGAAGATCGACCAGTACACATATTGCTGAACGGATCGTAAGCGAAGCTAAAGCGCTGCTGCACCATACCAACTGGAACATTGCAGACATTGCCTATGCGCTTGGTTTTGAATACCCTACCTATTTCAACAACTACTTTAAAAGAATGACGGGCACTAATCCGAAAGCCTACCGAGAGCAGGTAGTTTGA
- a CDS encoding alpha/beta hydrolase produces MKKIIIIASAALMILAQGCKENQQQETLKKVDNMEQDNKYTFTLSDKVTRKKVTFKNRYGITLTGDLYLPKETTNTTLAALVISGPFGAVKEQASGLYANQMAERGFAALAFDASYTGESGGEPRNVASPDINTEDFSAAIDFIGLQENIDRNKVGIIGICGFGGFALNATVVDKRVKAVATTSMYDMSRVNAKGYFDATTPEQRTQILEQMSLQRWEDAKNGTPALTPMGLPDQLQGNEPQFVKDYYDYYKTDRGFHPRSINSNSSWTITTPLSLMNMPILTYINEISPRPMLVIAGENAHSRYFSEDAYKAAAEPKELMIIPNTVHTDLYDKVDIIPFDKLESFFTKNLN; encoded by the coding sequence ATGAAAAAAATAATCATCATCGCATCTGCTGCACTAATGATTTTAGCACAGGGTTGCAAAGAGAACCAACAACAAGAAACATTAAAAAAAGTAGACAATATGGAACAAGACAATAAGTATACCTTCACTTTGAGTGATAAGGTGACTCGCAAAAAAGTAACTTTCAAAAACAGATATGGCATTACCCTAACAGGCGACCTATATCTACCCAAAGAGACTACCAATACTACTTTGGCAGCATTGGTCATTAGCGGACCGTTTGGTGCCGTAAAAGAACAAGCTTCAGGACTGTATGCTAACCAAATGGCGGAACGTGGTTTTGCTGCATTGGCCTTTGATGCTTCTTACACAGGCGAAAGTGGTGGTGAGCCCCGCAATGTAGCATCTCCCGACATCAACACCGAAGATTTCAGTGCAGCTATTGACTTTATTGGTCTTCAGGAAAACATAGACCGTAATAAGGTAGGAATTATTGGCATCTGTGGCTTTGGCGGTTTTGCCTTAAACGCAACAGTGGTAGACAAACGTGTTAAAGCTGTAGCCACCACCAGCATGTACGACATGTCGAGGGTAAATGCAAAAGGATATTTTGACGCTACGACTCCAGAGCAACGCACCCAAATATTAGAACAAATGAGCTTGCAACGTTGGGAAGATGCTAAAAACGGTACACCTGCACTCACCCCAATGGGCTTGCCCGATCAACTACAAGGCAACGAACCACAGTTTGTAAAAGACTATTACGACTATTACAAAACAGACAGAGGTTTCCACCCACGTTCTATCAACTCCAATAGCTCTTGGACCATCACCACACCGCTATCTTTGATGAACATGCCTATCCTCACTTATATCAATGAAATATCTCCACGCCCTATGCTAGTGATAGCTGGAGAAAATGCACACTCCCGCTACTTTAGTGAAGATGCTTATAAAGCAGCAGCAGAACCAAAGGAACTAATGATCATCCCTAATACGGTACACACAGACTTGTATGACAAGGTGGATATCATTCCTTTCGACAAACTGGAAAGTTTCTTTACAAAAAACCTGAATTAA
- a CDS encoding (Fe-S)-binding protein, with protein MQIVQQILFILLTGAAIYFFAKKVGEIRRNIKLGRDEDLSDNSGQRWRNMVLLALGQKKMFKRPIPAILHLFVYAGFIIINIEILEIILDGILGKHRLFAPMLGGLYSVLVGSFEVLAALVLISCVIFLIRRNMLKIPRLIKGELKGWPKNDANIILITEVVLMSLFLAMNTADLVLQSRGIAHYTQTEPFWLTSNFTSMFAGLSDNALIAIERGGWWLHIIGVLLFMNYLPYSKHFHVIVAFPNAYYMRLAQQGEISNMKDIQNEVLYMMEPDKAPTDAPPAEPQRFGAKDVMDLSWKNLMDSYACTECGRCTDMCPANQTGKLLSPRKIMMDTRDRLEEVGANINKNKEFQDDGKSLVHDYISVEELRACTTCQACVEACPVTINPLDIITQLRRYLIMEESNSPEEWNLMFSNVENNMAPWKFSPDERDKWAEEMAEA; from the coding sequence ATGCAAATAGTACAACAGATATTATTCATACTCCTTACAGGGGCGGCTATATACTTCTTTGCCAAGAAAGTTGGCGAAATAAGAAGAAACATAAAACTAGGTAGAGACGAGGACTTGAGCGACAATTCGGGACAGCGTTGGCGCAATATGGTTTTATTAGCGCTGGGGCAGAAAAAAATGTTCAAACGCCCTATCCCCGCTATACTTCACCTATTTGTATACGCAGGCTTTATTATAATTAATATTGAAATATTAGAAATAATACTAGATGGGATACTGGGTAAGCACAGACTTTTTGCACCAATGTTAGGTGGTCTTTACTCTGTACTTGTCGGTTCTTTTGAGGTTTTAGCAGCACTGGTACTTATATCTTGTGTTATCTTCTTGATAAGAAGAAATATGCTAAAGATACCCCGCCTTATAAAAGGAGAACTAAAGGGATGGCCAAAGAATGATGCAAATATTATCCTTATAACAGAGGTTGTTTTAATGAGCTTATTCTTAGCAATGAATACTGCTGACCTTGTTCTACAAAGCAGAGGTATAGCTCACTATACACAAACAGAACCTTTTTGGCTGACCAGCAACTTCACTTCAATGTTTGCAGGCTTGTCTGACAATGCTCTAATAGCTATAGAGCGTGGTGGCTGGTGGCTACACATCATAGGTGTGTTGCTCTTCATGAACTACCTCCCTTACTCTAAGCATTTCCATGTTATAGTTGCCTTCCCCAATGCGTACTACATGCGCTTGGCTCAGCAAGGTGAAATTAGCAACATGAAGGATATACAAAACGAGGTATTGTATATGATGGAGCCAGACAAGGCCCCTACTGATGCACCTCCGGCAGAACCTCAACGCTTTGGCGCTAAGGATGTCATGGACTTGAGCTGGAAAAACCTAATGGATTCCTATGCCTGTACAGAGTGTGGTAGATGTACTGATATGTGCCCTGCTAACCAAACAGGCAAACTGTTATCCCCACGTAAAATAATGATGGACACTCGCGACCGCTTGGAAGAAGTGGGTGCCAACATCAATAAAAACAAAGAGTTTCAAGATGATGGAAAATCTTTGGTACACGACTATATCTCGGTAGAAGAACTAAGGGCATGTACCACTTGTCAGGCTTGTGTTGAAGCTTGCCCTGTAACCATCAACCCTCTTGATATTATCACACAGCTTCGCCGTTACCTGATCATGGAAGAAAGTAACAGCCCAGAAGAATGGAACCTAATGTTTAGCAATGTAGAGAACAATATGGCGCCTTGGAAATTCAGTCCTGACGAGCGTGATAAATGGGCCGAAGAAATGGCAGAAGCTTAA
- a CDS encoding (Fe-S)-binding protein, translating to MQIKSMAEYAANGEEPEVLFWVGCAGSFDQRAQKITKAFSQILDKVGVKFAILGKEEMCTGDPARRAGNEFLFQMMAYNNIQTLNGYNIKKIVTACPHCFNTIKNEYPALGGEYEVIHHTTFLQQLINDGRVRLKEGGEFKGKKITYHDSCYLGRGNNIYEAPREVLQALDVELIEMKRCRTKGLCCGAGGAQMFKEEEKGETRINFDRSEEAVATGANIIAANCPFCTTMLGDGVKNQEKEDDVMVLDVAEMVAKSLAD from the coding sequence ATGCAGATAAAATCGATGGCTGAATATGCAGCGAATGGAGAAGAACCAGAAGTATTATTTTGGGTAGGCTGTGCCGGCTCTTTCGACCAAAGGGCACAGAAAATCACTAAAGCATTTTCGCAAATATTAGATAAAGTAGGTGTTAAGTTTGCCATATTGGGCAAGGAAGAAATGTGTACGGGAGACCCTGCTCGCCGTGCGGGCAATGAGTTTCTTTTTCAGATGATGGCCTACAACAACATCCAAACACTGAATGGCTATAATATAAAAAAGATAGTTACGGCTTGTCCGCACTGTTTTAACACCATTAAGAATGAGTACCCTGCTCTTGGCGGTGAGTATGAAGTAATACACCACACTACCTTCTTACAACAATTGATCAACGACGGACGTGTACGATTAAAAGAAGGTGGCGAATTCAAAGGAAAAAAGATAACCTACCACGATAGCTGTTACCTAGGTCGTGGCAATAATATATACGAAGCCCCACGCGAAGTACTACAAGCACTTGATGTAGAGCTAATAGAGATGAAGCGTTGCCGCACAAAAGGTTTATGTTGTGGTGCCGGTGGAGCGCAGATGTTTAAAGAAGAGGAAAAAGGAGAAACGCGTATCAACTTTGACCGCTCTGAAGAGGCTGTTGCTACAGGTGCGAATATCATTGCTGCTAACTGCCCTTTCTGTACTACGATGCTAGGAGATGGAGTTAAGAACCAAGAGAAGGAAGATGATGTAATGGTACTAGATGTAGCTGAAATGGTAGCGAAGTCTTTGGCTGATTGA